From Brevibacillus marinus, a single genomic window includes:
- the queA gene encoding tRNA preQ1(34) S-adenosylmethionine ribosyltransferase-isomerase QueA — MDVQLFDFDLPEHLIAQQPLQERTASRLLVLHKETGELEHRQFRDLIDYLAPGDVLVLNDSRVLPARLIGVKPDTGAKVELLLLKMLGEDRWEVLVKPGRRVKPSTTIVFGDGRLACTCEAVTEAGGRIVRFHYEGIFYEVLEQLGSMPLPPYIHAQLEDPERYQTVYARERGSAAAPTAGLHFTREYLQQIADKGVELAYVTLHVGLGTFRPVSAERVEEHAMHAEYYEIPARTAELVNQAKADGRRVFAVGTTSCRTLETVGQQADGQLVAGSGWTDIFIYPGYQFRIIDGLLTNFHLPKSTLVMLVSALAGREQVLHAYREAIKQQYRFFSFGDAMLIV, encoded by the coding sequence GTGGATGTGCAATTATTCGACTTTGACCTGCCGGAACATTTGATCGCCCAGCAGCCGCTACAGGAGCGGACCGCGTCCAGGCTGTTGGTGCTGCATAAAGAAACAGGCGAACTGGAACACCGCCAGTTTCGCGATTTGATCGATTACCTGGCGCCCGGCGATGTGCTTGTCCTCAACGACAGCCGGGTGCTGCCAGCCCGGCTGATCGGCGTGAAGCCGGACACCGGGGCAAAAGTGGAGCTGCTGCTTTTGAAAATGTTGGGAGAAGATCGCTGGGAAGTCCTGGTGAAGCCGGGAAGGCGGGTGAAACCCTCCACCACGATTGTGTTTGGCGACGGCCGGCTCGCTTGTACCTGCGAAGCGGTGACGGAAGCGGGAGGGAGGATCGTCCGCTTTCACTACGAGGGCATCTTTTACGAGGTGCTCGAGCAGCTCGGTTCGATGCCGCTGCCGCCGTATATCCACGCCCAGCTGGAAGACCCGGAGCGCTATCAGACGGTCTACGCACGCGAACGGGGATCGGCAGCGGCGCCCACGGCCGGCCTGCATTTCACGCGGGAGTACCTGCAGCAGATTGCCGACAAAGGCGTGGAGCTTGCCTATGTCACGCTGCACGTCGGGCTTGGCACGTTCCGTCCGGTAAGCGCGGAGCGGGTGGAAGAGCACGCGATGCACGCGGAATACTACGAGATTCCGGCGCGGACGGCGGAATTGGTCAACCAGGCCAAAGCAGACGGTCGCCGGGTTTTCGCCGTCGGCACCACCTCCTGCCGCACACTGGAGACGGTGGGACAGCAGGCAGACGGGCAACTGGTGGCCGGCTCCGGCTGGACCGATATCTTTATCTATCCCGGGTACCAATTTCGCATCATCGACGGACTGCTGACCAATTTTCACCTGCCCAAGTCGACGCTCGTCATGCTGGTCAGTGCGTTGGCCGGGCGGGAGCAGGTTCTGCACGCCTACCGGGAGGCGATCAAGCAGCAGTACCGCTTTTTCAGCTTTGGCGATGCCATGCTGATCGTGTGA
- a CDS encoding SpoIID/LytB domain-containing protein, which yields MKIGSAGKKIVQWAAALSLVLLSAGQAAAAAGENIRVALFVNSDQGYKGVVPSVTLSSEHGLDIRLRGGGGAVPLPLGDVRQARFSLDRFSVIAWETERLGEAQQVAQRLSQQRLDASIQVQPLGGKTVYQVSSGSFRTYEQALSHAQTVRNATGGAAKISGPYRLKAAAFGTIQEAQQWERAFELSGIPAHTVIALNGEQLAYEVWVGDEVSEAKQQELVASVSALYPGFSYQKPDKQAYVLLEQDVRAGGAAAVHIPRYSFSAAAKLTAAAKGGNPPLVTVEERSSRSYRGAIELSEYNGELAVVNELPLEQYLYGVVGSEMESGWPLEALKTQAVLARTRALGQGNKYGVAHLSDTVYEQAYYGYGREAADIRRAVDETAGVVIRYQGALVESLYSSNAGGLTADGSEVWGRSLPYLRPVESNDASPLLAANTWYLVQLLDGSIGYVRHDFVDLLPTKNALGLSLGVVNTDNLNFRTGPSTTYHRSLFTLPHGTLLTIIAQVPEENAFSWTRGPYSAEEVTAMINQSQQLNKAQPFAQPIRSLAVTQRGPSGRVIAMEADGRKLAVSSPDGHRSVFRQGESGLRSTKFEVEQMNQYTVLGAAGRTSQFPQSAAPSLQAVGGGGGGPLPLNAGGEDFLIYDGLNWRVASLAPKFLFRGYGYGHGLGVSQYGAKAMAEAGFTYVQILQHYYQDVTIGP from the coding sequence ATGAAAATCGGCTCGGCAGGAAAAAAAATCGTGCAGTGGGCGGCTGCCCTCAGCCTTGTCCTGCTTTCCGCGGGACAGGCGGCTGCGGCAGCCGGCGAGAATATACGCGTTGCGCTGTTTGTCAACTCCGACCAAGGGTACAAAGGCGTTGTCCCCTCTGTGACGTTAAGCAGCGAGCATGGGCTGGACATCCGGCTGCGCGGGGGTGGCGGCGCGGTCCCGCTGCCGCTTGGCGATGTCCGCCAGGCCCGCTTCAGCCTCGATCGGTTCAGCGTGATTGCCTGGGAGACGGAGCGGCTGGGCGAAGCCCAGCAGGTCGCGCAGCGCCTGAGTCAACAGCGGCTGGACGCGTCGATCCAGGTGCAGCCGCTCGGCGGAAAAACGGTTTACCAGGTGTCCAGCGGCTCTTTTCGTACATACGAACAGGCGCTGTCGCACGCGCAGACGGTTCGCAACGCGACAGGAGGTGCGGCCAAAATCAGCGGTCCGTATCGGCTGAAGGCGGCGGCGTTTGGCACAATCCAGGAAGCGCAGCAATGGGAGCGCGCGTTTGAATTGTCCGGCATCCCCGCCCATACGGTGATCGCGCTGAACGGCGAGCAGCTCGCTTACGAAGTGTGGGTGGGGGATGAAGTGTCCGAGGCGAAGCAACAGGAACTGGTTGCTTCCGTTTCCGCCTTGTATCCCGGTTTTTCTTATCAGAAGCCGGACAAGCAGGCGTACGTGTTGCTCGAGCAGGATGTGCGGGCAGGCGGTGCCGCGGCCGTTCACATCCCCCGTTACTCCTTCTCCGCTGCGGCCAAGCTGACGGCCGCAGCCAAAGGCGGCAACCCGCCGCTGGTTACCGTGGAAGAGCGGTCCTCCCGCTCGTATCGCGGCGCGATCGAGCTGAGCGAGTACAACGGAGAGCTGGCCGTCGTCAACGAGCTGCCGCTGGAACAGTACCTGTACGGCGTGGTCGGTTCCGAAATGGAAAGCGGCTGGCCGCTGGAAGCGCTGAAAACACAGGCTGTTCTGGCGCGGACGCGAGCGCTCGGCCAAGGCAACAAATACGGGGTTGCCCATTTGTCGGATACCGTATATGAACAGGCGTACTACGGGTACGGGCGGGAGGCGGCCGACATTCGCCGCGCCGTCGACGAGACCGCCGGTGTGGTGATCCGCTACCAGGGGGCATTGGTGGAGTCGCTCTACTCCTCCAACGCAGGCGGTTTGACGGCAGATGGCAGCGAAGTTTGGGGGCGGTCACTGCCTTATCTGCGGCCTGTGGAAAGCAATGACGCCAGTCCGCTGCTCGCTGCGAACACGTGGTATCTGGTACAGCTTTTGGACGGCTCGATTGGCTATGTGCGCCACGATTTCGTCGATCTGTTGCCGACGAAAAACGCGCTCGGGCTCTCTCTCGGTGTCGTCAATACCGACAACCTCAACTTCCGGACCGGTCCGAGCACGACCTATCACCGCAGCTTGTTTACGCTGCCGCACGGAACCCTGTTGACGATCATCGCCCAGGTGCCGGAGGAAAATGCCTTCAGCTGGACACGCGGTCCTTACAGCGCCGAGGAAGTGACGGCGATGATCAACCAGAGCCAGCAGCTGAACAAAGCGCAGCCGTTCGCGCAGCCCATCCGGTCGCTTGCGGTCACGCAGCGCGGGCCGTCGGGACGGGTCATCGCCATGGAAGCGGACGGCAGAAAGCTGGCCGTCTCTTCGCCGGATGGCCATCGTTCCGTGTTTCGACAGGGCGAAAGCGGGCTGCGCAGCACCAAGTTTGAAGTGGAACAGATGAACCAGTATACGGTGTTGGGGGCAGCGGGCAGAACGAGCCAATTCCCGCAGTCTGCCGCGCCGAGCTTGCAGGCTGTCGGCGGCGGTGGCGGCGGCCCGCTGCCGCTGAACGCCGGCGGCGAAGACTTTCTCATTTACGACGGGCTGAACTGGCGCGTCGCGTCGCTTGCTCCCAAGTTTCTGTTTCGCGGCTACGGCTACGGGCACGGCTTGGGTGTATCCCAGTACGGCGCGAAAGCAATGGCGGAAGCAGGGTTTACCTATGTACAGATCCTGCAACACTACTATCAAGATGTGACCATCGGCCCTTAG
- a CDS encoding DUF2905 domain-containing protein, which yields MNPVAKLLIVSGVVLIVIGLFWQFGGRFLPLGRLPGDIVVEKENVRFYFPIVTCIIISILLTLGSYLFRLFK from the coding sequence GTGAATCCGGTGGCCAAATTGTTGATCGTATCCGGTGTCGTGCTGATTGTGATCGGGTTGTTCTGGCAGTTTGGCGGGAGATTTCTGCCGCTGGGGCGACTGCCGGGCGATATTGTGGTGGAGAAGGAAAACGTGCGTTTTTACTTCCCGATCGTCACCTGTATCATCATCAGCATTTTGCTCACGCTCGGCAGCTATCTGTTTCGGCTGTTTAAATAA
- the ruvB gene encoding Holliday junction branch migration DNA helicase RuvB, translating into MDDRLITTHMQWEDEAVEGSLRPRFLAEYIGQKQVKQNLKVFIEAAKMRREALDHVLLYGPPGLGKTTLSQIIANELGVNIRTTSGPAIERPGDLAAILTNLQEGDVLFIDEIHRLHRSVEEVLYPAMEDFALDIVIGKGPGARSVRLDLPSFTLIGATTRAGLLSAPLRDRFGVVHRLEYYSVDELALIVSRAADILQIGIQEGGAREVAKRSRGTPRVANRLLKRVRDFAQVQGAGVITEEIAREALIRLQVDSRGLDHIDHKLLLSIIDQFDGGPVGLETIAAMIGEEAQTIEDVCEPYLLQIGFLQRTPRGRVVTASAYQHLGREMKT; encoded by the coding sequence ATGGACGACCGCTTGATCACGACCCATATGCAGTGGGAAGACGAGGCCGTCGAAGGCAGTTTGCGGCCGCGCTTTCTCGCTGAATACATCGGGCAAAAGCAGGTAAAACAAAATCTGAAGGTGTTTATCGAAGCGGCCAAAATGCGCCGCGAAGCGCTGGACCATGTTTTGTTGTACGGGCCTCCCGGACTCGGCAAGACGACCCTTTCGCAAATCATCGCCAATGAACTGGGGGTCAACATCCGCACCACCTCCGGCCCGGCGATTGAACGACCGGGCGATTTGGCCGCCATTCTGACCAACCTGCAGGAGGGAGATGTGCTGTTCATCGACGAGATCCACCGCCTGCACCGCAGCGTGGAGGAAGTGCTCTACCCGGCGATGGAGGATTTTGCGCTGGACATCGTCATCGGCAAGGGACCGGGCGCTCGCAGCGTGCGCCTGGACCTGCCTTCCTTCACCTTGATCGGGGCCACGACCCGCGCCGGCTTGCTGTCTGCGCCGCTGCGGGACCGGTTTGGCGTCGTCCATCGTCTGGAGTACTACTCCGTTGACGAGTTGGCGCTGATCGTCAGCCGCGCTGCGGACATCCTGCAGATCGGCATTCAGGAGGGAGGCGCGAGAGAAGTGGCGAAGCGCTCGCGGGGGACGCCGCGGGTGGCCAATCGGCTGCTGAAACGGGTGCGCGACTTCGCCCAGGTACAGGGAGCGGGCGTCATCACCGAGGAGATCGCCCGCGAAGCGCTGATCCGCCTGCAGGTCGATTCGCGGGGATTGGATCACATCGACCACAAGCTGCTGCTCAGCATCATCGACCAGTTCGACGGCGGCCCGGTCGGGCTGGAAACGATCGCCGCGATGATCGGGGAGGAAGCGCAGACGATCGAAGACGTGTGCGAACCCTATTTGCTGCAGATCGGCTTTCTGCAGCGAACTCCTCGCGGGCGCGTCGTCACGGCCAGTGCTTACCAACACTTGGGACGGGAGATGAAAACGTGA
- the ruvA gene encoding Holliday junction branch migration protein RuvA gives MIDFVEGTVEYIENDYLVLAAGGVGYRLFCPNPYAFVSALGQVKRLYTHQHVREDAHTLYGFAAREERDLFRRLLEVSGLGPKGALAILAAAQPEQVVAAILEENIAYLTSFSGIGKKTAQRIILDLKDKLQGTAALALLPPVAAAGQTAAGGALGEALAALAALGYTEPELQPIKQALRQQWQDGAGVEQLIKQGLALLARG, from the coding sequence ATGATTGATTTCGTGGAGGGAACCGTCGAATACATCGAAAACGACTATCTCGTGCTGGCGGCGGGGGGAGTCGGTTACCGGCTTTTTTGCCCCAACCCGTACGCGTTTGTCTCGGCGCTGGGGCAGGTGAAGCGGCTCTACACCCACCAGCATGTGCGCGAAGATGCGCATACCTTATACGGATTCGCGGCCCGTGAAGAGCGCGATTTGTTCCGCCGGCTGCTGGAGGTGAGCGGACTGGGCCCCAAAGGCGCGTTGGCGATTCTGGCAGCGGCGCAGCCGGAGCAAGTTGTCGCCGCCATCCTGGAGGAAAACATCGCGTATTTGACTTCTTTTTCGGGAATCGGGAAAAAGACGGCGCAGCGCATCATTCTCGACTTAAAAGACAAGCTGCAAGGAACGGCCGCTCTGGCGCTGCTGCCGCCGGTTGCGGCGGCGGGACAGACGGCTGCTGGCGGAGCCCTCGGCGAAGCGCTGGCAGCGCTTGCGGCGCTTGGCTATACGGAGCCGGAGCTGCAGCCGATCAAGCAGGCGCTGCGGCAGCAGTGGCAGGACGGAGCCGGCGTGGAGCAGTTGATCAAACAAGGACTGGCGCTGTTAGCAAGGGGATGA
- the ruvC gene encoding crossover junction endodeoxyribonuclease RuvC: protein MRILGVDPGIAIVGFGLIEQRGSEQRAVQYGSIQTEAGLPVPKRLRQIFESMQYLLEKYQPDEMAVEKLYFNRNVTNAFVVGQARGVIVLAAELAQVPVFEYTPMQVKQAVTGWGGAEKRQMQEMIRLLLSLPEIPKPDDVADALGVAITHANSQSFTRILGGADR, encoded by the coding sequence ATGCGCATCTTGGGCGTTGATCCGGGGATCGCGATCGTCGGATTTGGACTGATCGAGCAGCGCGGCAGTGAACAGCGGGCCGTCCAGTACGGCAGCATCCAGACCGAGGCGGGGCTGCCGGTGCCGAAGCGGCTGCGGCAGATCTTTGAGTCGATGCAGTACCTGTTGGAGAAGTATCAGCCGGACGAAATGGCGGTTGAAAAACTGTACTTTAACCGGAACGTGACCAATGCTTTTGTCGTCGGCCAGGCCAGGGGAGTGATCGTCCTGGCGGCGGAGCTGGCGCAGGTGCCGGTGTTCGAATACACGCCGATGCAGGTGAAACAGGCGGTTACGGGCTGGGGCGGCGCGGAAAAGCGGCAAATGCAGGAGATGATTCGCCTGCTGCTCTCCCTGCCGGAGATCCCCAAGCCGGATGATGTGGCCGATGCGCTGGGCGTGGCGATCACCCACGCCAACAGCCAAAGCTTTACGCGGATCTTGGGTGGTGCAGACAGATGA
- a CDS encoding DNA-binding domain-containing protein — translation MTTFFIMDDDLATRRMLSALIEDHELGAVVGEAEGGSGTEAQVLRYQPDVLVIDLLMPEQDGIETIRRLKQMGFQGKIVMLSQVEHKEMISEAYQHGVEYYIQKPINRIEVVSVLRKVMERIQLEASIRQIRQSLAWMEGDAPAKRAKTALSVSELVRAVLTDLGVIGEAGCRDLTRIVEYLISNEHARDEHHLPALRELYAAILQPNLPKEATEKEMRAVEQRVRRTVAQALRNVASLGLTDYTNPIFEQYATKYFDFADVRQKMREIETDEPHSRVRLNLRKFLYALYLDVLRQRTEQTDRI, via the coding sequence ATGACGACGTTTTTTATCATGGATGATGACTTGGCAACCAGACGAATGTTAAGCGCTTTAATCGAGGACCACGAGTTGGGCGCGGTCGTCGGGGAAGCGGAAGGCGGCAGCGGCACGGAAGCTCAGGTGCTGCGCTATCAGCCGGACGTCCTGGTGATCGATCTGTTGATGCCCGAGCAGGACGGCATCGAGACGATTCGCCGCCTCAAACAGATGGGGTTCCAAGGGAAAATCGTGATGCTGTCACAGGTGGAACACAAAGAGATGATCAGCGAAGCGTATCAACATGGCGTCGAATACTACATCCAAAAGCCGATCAACCGGATCGAAGTGGTCTCCGTGCTGCGCAAGGTGATGGAGCGGATTCAGCTGGAAGCTTCGATCCGCCAAATCAGGCAGTCGTTGGCCTGGATGGAAGGGGACGCGCCGGCCAAACGCGCGAAAACGGCACTCTCCGTCAGCGAGCTGGTGCGGGCTGTGCTGACCGACCTCGGCGTCATCGGCGAGGCGGGCTGTCGGGATTTGACGCGGATCGTGGAATATCTGATCAGCAACGAACACGCTCGCGATGAGCATCATTTGCCGGCGCTGCGCGAATTGTACGCCGCCATTTTGCAGCCGAATCTGCCCAAAGAAGCGACCGAGAAAGAAATGCGGGCAGTGGAGCAGCGGGTACGCCGCACCGTGGCGCAAGCGCTGCGGAACGTCGCTTCACTGGGGCTGACCGATTATACCAATCCGATTTTTGAGCAGTATGCGACCAAGTATTTTGACTTTGCCGACGTGCGCCAAAAGATGCGGGAAATCGAGACGGACGAGCCGCATTCACGGGTCAGGCTCAATTTGCGCAAGTTTTTATACGCGCTGTATCTGGACGTGCTCCGCCAGCGGACGGAACAGACAGACAGGATCTGA
- a CDS encoding sensor histidine kinase, which translates to MLRWLIIILGVMVATAISGELKMSPFHGAFRISLGSAVFFFSLLLFKPRFLPVVGILVGCFVSLFRMAIDVMSGMADWEQAYLTHIPAAWYYIAFTTILSLIGYQRFLPSPLLLGFMGGLVDFASNLVELVARMVLEQRPISLVGDAPILLLVGVLRSYLVVGVYNMLEFRQLRAVSREQQKRMEKLLLILSELYEERLYLQKLMGEVEQITADSYQLYRQLAGDPRAAKALRLAEAVHEVKKDAQRIVAGLSKLIKQEKLAERLSLADVVKLVSKANSKYAEHLGKQVDIQLNIQGSWETHRFYSLLSLLNNIVANAVEAIEERGRIAIDIFAYDDDIWFEISDSGPGIAARDRELIFQPGYTTKYDQAGNASTGIGLAHVMSTLHEISGTIEVGESKWGGALFRIIIPGGSL; encoded by the coding sequence ATGCTGCGCTGGCTCATAATCATACTGGGTGTGATGGTGGCGACGGCGATTTCCGGAGAGTTAAAAATGAGTCCGTTTCATGGCGCTTTTCGCATCAGTCTGGGGAGTGCCGTCTTCTTTTTTTCACTGTTGTTGTTCAAACCGCGCTTCCTGCCGGTCGTCGGCATCCTCGTCGGCTGTTTCGTCAGTTTGTTCCGGATGGCGATCGACGTGATGAGCGGTATGGCCGACTGGGAGCAAGCGTATCTCACCCACATTCCTGCAGCCTGGTATTATATCGCGTTTACGACCATTCTTTCGCTCATTGGCTACCAACGGTTTCTCCCCTCTCCGCTGCTGCTCGGCTTCATGGGCGGGCTCGTCGATTTCGCTTCCAATCTGGTCGAACTGGTGGCGCGGATGGTGCTTGAACAGCGCCCCATCTCGCTGGTGGGGGACGCTCCGATTTTGCTGTTGGTCGGCGTGCTGCGCAGCTACCTGGTCGTCGGAGTCTACAACATGTTGGAGTTCCGGCAGCTGCGCGCCGTCAGCAGGGAACAGCAGAAACGGATGGAAAAGCTGCTCCTGATCCTCTCCGAGCTGTATGAAGAGCGGCTCTATTTGCAAAAGCTGATGGGCGAGGTGGAGCAGATTACCGCCGACAGCTATCAGCTGTACCGCCAACTGGCCGGCGATCCGCGAGCGGCCAAAGCACTGCGGCTGGCCGAAGCGGTGCATGAAGTAAAAAAAGATGCGCAGCGCATTGTCGCCGGTCTGTCCAAACTGATCAAGCAGGAAAAGCTGGCGGAACGCCTGTCGCTGGCCGACGTTGTCAAGCTGGTCAGCAAAGCGAACAGCAAATACGCCGAACATTTGGGCAAACAGGTGGACATCCAGCTGAACATTCAAGGCAGTTGGGAAACCCATCGCTTCTACTCGCTGCTTTCGCTTTTGAACAACATTGTCGCCAATGCCGTGGAGGCGATTGAGGAGCGGGGCAGGATCGCGATCGATATCTTTGCCTACGACGACGACATCTGGTTTGAGATCAGCGACAGCGGCCCGGGGATTGCTGCGCGGGACCGGGAACTGATTTTTCAACCAGGCTATACGACCAAATACGATCAGGCCGGCAACGCGTCGACGGGCATCGGCCTGGCCCATGTCATGTCCACCTTGCATGAGATTTCCGGCACGATCGAAGTGGGTGAGAGCAAATGGGGCGGGGCGTTGTTCCGCATCATCATCCCTGGTGGTTCGCTCTGA
- a CDS encoding BofC C-terminal domain-containing protein: protein MKRLFLFGSLGALLTSGLIFAGLLDLEMAKQEQTTSQAEEQAADGNAGKTAQTGPLQLSLQRTYLCGGKTEEEIQTEQTMEQVLAEHSGWEIVSVEADRLVLHKAVNDIAPACKENGYFGLSAEGILTLFNGLPSEQKVVQTFYPLDMEKMENSLPKAEVDLLKQGIRVRDLAEYNSVLSTYDDFQVDAAAEAGH, encoded by the coding sequence ATGAAGCGATTGTTCCTTTTTGGTTCATTGGGGGCATTGCTGACAAGTGGGCTGATTTTTGCCGGGCTGCTCGACCTGGAGATGGCGAAACAGGAACAAACGACCAGTCAGGCCGAGGAGCAAGCAGCTGACGGAAATGCGGGAAAAACGGCGCAGACCGGTCCGCTTCAGCTCAGCTTGCAGCGAACGTATCTCTGCGGGGGGAAGACAGAAGAAGAGATCCAGACAGAACAGACGATGGAACAGGTGCTTGCCGAGCACAGCGGATGGGAGATCGTGTCGGTGGAAGCGGATCGCCTGGTCCTGCACAAGGCGGTGAACGACATAGCCCCGGCCTGCAAGGAAAACGGGTATTTTGGCCTGTCCGCAGAGGGCATTCTGACGCTGTTCAACGGTCTGCCCAGCGAGCAAAAGGTGGTGCAGACGTTTTATCCACTGGATATGGAAAAAATGGAAAACAGTCTGCCCAAAGCGGAAGTGGATCTGCTCAAACAGGGCATCCGCGTGCGCGATCTGGCCGAGTACAACAGCGTTCTCTCTACTTACGACGATTTTCAGGTGGATGCAGCAGCGGAAGCGGGGCATTAA
- a CDS encoding phosphotransferase has protein sequence MNEAFLVHLQQKLDCQIQGVKPRRNVLFLKTNRGNWVVKAYKDQEKAQWVTQLAHMLRENGFVHTVSYLHTADNEAVLPYGDHFYTVMKAIDGRESSYAYPYDIRKAAYTLARFHRAARHWEPALPQYPYKPPLIAKWENRMDEFVQIAERIAAKGPANRFEAMIHSIAPKVIQDGRQVLAQTSRMPLIAEMHRAIVEGTVAHRDVASHNFLLTPTGECYLIDLDTAHFDMQLADLVQFIGRLLLLQGYQPQIFSDVINIYSKLNPLDDSQIRMIFQLLRYPDNILREVTGVYYRRPGYRVRGAMQLLQLEGKYWRQRKRFLGAEHLVMGSWSSWTMDSTG, from the coding sequence ATGAATGAGGCGTTTCTTGTTCATCTGCAGCAGAAATTGGACTGTCAGATCCAGGGGGTAAAACCGCGCAGAAACGTGTTGTTTCTGAAAACCAACCGCGGCAATTGGGTTGTCAAGGCATACAAGGATCAGGAAAAGGCGCAGTGGGTTACACAGTTGGCGCATATGCTCAGGGAAAATGGATTTGTTCATACCGTCAGTTACCTGCATACCGCTGACAACGAGGCTGTCTTGCCTTATGGAGATCACTTTTACACGGTGATGAAGGCGATCGACGGCAGGGAGTCCAGCTACGCTTATCCCTACGACATCAGGAAGGCTGCTTATACACTGGCACGGTTTCATCGGGCGGCGAGACACTGGGAACCGGCCCTGCCGCAGTATCCATACAAGCCGCCGCTGATCGCGAAATGGGAAAACCGCATGGATGAGTTTGTCCAGATTGCCGAGCGAATTGCGGCCAAAGGACCGGCAAATCGCTTTGAGGCGATGATCCACAGCATTGCCCCAAAAGTGATACAAGACGGACGCCAGGTGCTGGCGCAGACGTCGCGCATGCCGCTCATCGCGGAGATGCACCGGGCGATCGTGGAAGGGACGGTGGCGCACCGCGACGTCGCCAGTCATAACTTCTTGTTGACACCAACCGGCGAGTGCTATTTGATCGATCTGGATACCGCCCACTTCGACATGCAGCTGGCCGACTTGGTCCAGTTTATCGGCCGGCTGCTGCTGCTGCAGGGATACCAGCCGCAGATCTTTTCCGATGTGATCAATATCTACAGCAAGCTGAACCCGCTGGATGACAGCCAAATACGGATGATTTTCCAGCTCCTGCGCTATCCCGACAACATCTTGCGGGAGGTTACCGGCGTGTACTACCGGCGGCCTGGCTACCGCGTGCGCGGAGCGATGCAGCTTTTACAGCTGGAGGGAAAGTACTGGCGGCAGCGAAAGCGATTCTTGGGTGCGGAACATCTGGTTATGGGAAGCTGGTCGTCCTGGACGATGGACAGCACCGGCTGA